The following is a genomic window from Bacteroidia bacterium.
AGGAGCCGCTCAGCAGCCAGAATATCGACATAGATTCCACGTTCACCGAAGAAGAGCGCATCGCCTTCCTCACCGCCGAGCGCGACCGCATGGCGGCCATCAATCCCCCCATCGTGGTCAAGCACCGCGATTCGCTCATCCTGAATTATGTCTATTTCGACGAATCCGAACTTGTCCACGATCTGCGCATGCTGCCCTACGTGGAAATCCTGGTCGGAGGCATGTTCATCCTCATCGGCTATATCGGCTTCAGCTACATCAAGCGCAGCGAACAGGCCAATATCTGGGTCGGCATGTCCAAGGAAACCGCCCATCAGCTCGGTACGCCGCTCTCCAGTCTCATGGGCTGGCTCGAGCTGCTGCGCGGACAGGCGGACGATCCCGAAGCGACGCGCAACACCCTTGATGAAATGGAGAACGACGTCAGCCGCCTCAACCGCATTGCGTTGCGCTTTTCGAAAATCGGGTCGCGTCCCCAACTCGATGAACAGAACTTGATGGATACCATACGGAAATCGGCCGACTACTTCCGGAAACGTACGCCGCAGCTCGGCAAGCGCGTCGCCATTGTCGTGCCGGAAGACGCGCATATTAGCGCGCGTTACAACGCCGAACTGATGGAATGGGTGTTTGAAAATCTGATGAAAAACGCCCTGGACGCGATGGAGAGCAATGAAGGGAAAATTGAATTCCACTTGTCCGAAACGTCACGCCATGTCGTCATCGATGTGCATGACACGGGTAAGGGCATCGAAGCGAGAAAGAAGAAAGACATTTTCCGTCCGGGGTACAGCACGAAAAAACGCGGCTGGGGGCTGGGCCTGAGTCTGTCGCGGCGCATCGTGCAGGATTATCATCGCGGACGTCTGTTCGTACATGAAAGCGCGCCGGGCAAAGGTACCACGTTCCGCATTACATTACCGAAACGGACCTGACAGCGGCAAGCGACACACGTCACCCTGCTGGTACGGCCCTGCGCGCGGGGCTCCATC
Proteins encoded in this region:
- a CDS encoding HAMP domain-containing histidine kinase, whose protein sequence is MSRRPVSANFKIVIVALAVIIVLGVLLYTQSIVEKLQERERTSAGLYTKAFEYIASDASQSGDYTFAFDMIRAIDFPILLTNADKEPLSSQNIDIDSTFTEEERIAFLTAERDRMAAINPPIVVKHRDSLILNYVYFDESELVHDLRMLPYVEILVGGMFILIGYIGFSYIKRSEQANIWVGMSKETAHQLGTPLSSLMGWLELLRGQADDPEATRNTLDEMENDVSRLNRIALRFSKIGSRPQLDEQNLMDTIRKSADYFRKRTPQLGKRVAIVVPEDAHISARYNAELMEWVFENLMKNALDAMESNEGKIEFHLSETSRHVVIDVHDTGKGIEARKKKDIFRPGYSTKKRGWGLGLSLSRRIVQDYHRGRLFVHESAPGKGTTFRITLPKRT